In Macrobrachium rosenbergii isolate ZJJX-2024 chromosome 48, ASM4041242v1, whole genome shotgun sequence, one DNA window encodes the following:
- the LOC136831796 gene encoding pro-resilin-like yields MNAKIIIVVLGLAAMVAADSRESFEYAPRRGSSEESYESGEAKYSFNWAVDHDPSSNEFGHQETRDGDETQGSYYVELPDGRLQTVKYVVEGDSGYVAEVNYEGSASAESGSAESFERPRYYYDSNESK; encoded by the exons ATGAACGCTAAG ataatCATCGTAGTTCTTGGCCTTGCAGCCATGGTGGCTGCCGATAGCAGGGAATCCTTCGAATACGCCCCACGAAGG GGATCCTCTGAGGAGTCCTACGAATCTGGTGAGGCTAAATACAGCTTCAATTGGGCCGTCGACCACGACCCTTCCAGCAACGAATTCGGACACCAGGAAACCCGTGACGGAGACGAGACtcagggatcctactacgtcGAACTTCCCGACGGTCGTCTGCAGACTGTCAAGTATGTCGTCGAAGGAGACTCAGGCTACGTGGCTGAGGTCAACTACGAAGGAAGCGCCTCCGCCGAGTCAGGCTCCGCTGAGTCCTTCGAGAGGCCAAGATACTATTACGACTCCAACGAGTCCAAATAG